A window from Kovacikia minuta CCNUW1 encodes these proteins:
- a CDS encoding glutathione peroxidase — protein MLTNREGQRVPNVTFRTRHNNQWVDVTTDDLFAGKTVVVFSLPGAFTPTCSSTHVPGYNELANAFKENGVDEIVCLSVNDAFVMNEWAREQNAKNITMIPDGNGEFTEGMGMLVDKHDLGFGKRSWRYSMLVKDGVVEKMFIEPDEPGDPFKVSDAETMLNYINPGATKPKCVSLIARIGCPYCARAKAMLKDQGIDFEEVTLGRDVTMYSVRAFTGRLTVPQVFIDGKHIGGSEELAAFLGVA, from the coding sequence ATGCTGACCAATCGCGAAGGACAACGGGTTCCCAATGTTACCTTCCGCACTCGCCATAATAACCAGTGGGTGGACGTTACTACCGATGATTTGTTTGCGGGCAAAACCGTTGTGGTCTTCTCCTTGCCGGGAGCCTTTACGCCCACCTGTTCCTCCACCCATGTTCCTGGCTACAACGAACTGGCAAATGCCTTTAAGGAAAATGGGGTGGATGAGATCGTGTGCCTGTCGGTGAACGATGCCTTTGTGATGAACGAATGGGCACGGGAGCAAAACGCCAAAAATATCACCATGATCCCCGATGGCAATGGAGAGTTTACAGAAGGCATGGGAATGCTGGTGGACAAACACGACCTGGGGTTTGGCAAACGTTCCTGGCGCTACTCTATGCTGGTTAAGGATGGGGTGGTGGAAAAAATGTTCATTGAACCGGATGAACCGGGCGATCCATTTAAGGTGTCCGATGCGGAAACCATGCTGAACTATATTAATCCCGGTGCCACCAAACCCAAGTGTGTTTCTCTGATTGCCCGCATTGGTTGCCCCTATTGCGCCCGCGCCAAGGCAATGCTGAAGGATCAGGGAATCGATTTTGAAGAAGTTACGTTGGGGCGGGATGTGACGATGTATTCTGTGCGGGCATTCACTGGAAGGCTGACGGTGCCCCAGGTTTTCATTGATGGCAAGCACATTGGTGGTTCTGAAGAACTGGCAGCATTTCTGGGTGTGGCTTAG
- a CDS encoding DUF5615 family PIN-like protein: MSLAFYMDENVHAAITHGLRLREVDVLTVQEDSRAGLSDPLVLDRATELGRVVFTQDRDFLVESNRRQSMNMGFVGVIYAHQLIVSIGDCIRDLEIIAKIGNPEDFTNRVQFLPL, from the coding sequence ATGAGCCTGGCTTTCTATATGGATGAAAACGTTCATGCAGCAATTACTCACGGGTTACGTTTACGGGAAGTGGATGTACTTACCGTGCAAGAAGATAGCCGTGCGGGCTTATCTGACCCATTAGTGCTGGATCGAGCTACAGAATTGGGGCGTGTTGTCTTCACCCAAGATCGGGACTTTTTAGTTGAATCCAATCGTCGTCAGTCGATGAATATGGGCTTTGTTGGGGTGATTTATGCTCATCAACTGATTGTATCGATCGGTGATTGCATCCGCGACTTGGAGATTATTGCCAAAATTGGCAATCCAGAAGACTTTACAAATCGGGTGCAGTTTTTACCCTTATGA
- a CDS encoding DUF433 domain-containing protein, whose product MAPTATEYKHIQLDDRNRPIIAGTTMKVIEVVMAQQAYGWTPEEIHINHRYLSMSQIHSALAYYWDYKSEIDAAIQEDFQCAEKLRLEAGESPFVARLKAQGILK is encoded by the coding sequence ATGGCACCTACGGCAACTGAGTACAAACATATCCAACTTGACGATCGCAACAGACCCATAATTGCCGGCACAACCATGAAAGTGATTGAAGTGGTGATGGCACAACAGGCTTATGGTTGGACTCCTGAAGAGATTCATATCAATCATCGGTATTTGAGTATGAGCCAGATCCACTCTGCTCTAGCATATTACTGGGATTACAAATCAGAAATTGATGCAGCGATTCAGGAAGATTTTCAGTGTGCAGAAAAACTTAGATTAGAAGCGGGTGAATCGCCATTTGTCGCCAGATTAAAGGCGCAAGGTATTTTGAAATGA
- a CDS encoding GUN4 domain-containing protein encodes MAKNLAIVVGINQYRFMHPLKYAKRDAELIQDYLINEAKFEQVWLFSDSSPDVRGESTYPWRTDLLRLLHQEFENPRMEAEDNLWFFFSGHGIRYADRDYLIPADGDPYNPEDTAISLNRVVERLSRYGAGNVVLILDACRNQGHKGKGFGSEIQNGVITLFSCKPEESSWEIEAFQQGSFTCTLLQNFYAQTSNNCLTIEQIERYLQERVPQLNRQYGKPFQTPHIRCDSVSKGKQIFLPHLAAQVNIEQLKIAALEAEANGDFSLAIDLWIQILSSPEPNQEKATAAIQRIMDKRPIQVSPLYNSAPQTTGNKINSTVYSYSKAELRSSKVQTETTDVLFPSTKGLKSDLGIDYSHLEELLSAGKWRDADDATYSLILEVARKHKEKYLHADAEGKFPCTEIRLIDRLWVSHSDGKFGFSVQKRIFLQLGGKPDGSEPYLDNETEVWRRFFYHIGWQMRTSDEDDLFEPWFSYSDVNFSDTARPGHLPFVVGWFGIDADVVSSLASHFYDLERCKL; translated from the coding sequence ATGGCGAAGAATTTGGCGATCGTTGTTGGGATTAATCAATATAGGTTCATGCACCCGCTCAAGTACGCCAAGCGGGATGCTGAATTGATTCAGGACTATCTTATTAATGAAGCCAAGTTCGAACAAGTCTGGTTATTCTCAGATAGTTCACCTGATGTTCGAGGCGAATCTACCTATCCTTGGAGAACCGATTTATTACGTCTCCTGCATCAAGAATTTGAAAATCCAAGAATGGAAGCTGAGGACAATTTGTGGTTTTTCTTCAGTGGACATGGTATCCGCTATGCTGATCGGGATTACCTAATACCTGCGGATGGCGATCCTTACAATCCAGAAGATACAGCGATCTCTCTTAATCGAGTGGTGGAACGTTTGAGTCGTTATGGAGCCGGAAATGTGGTTTTGATTCTAGATGCTTGTCGCAATCAAGGACACAAAGGAAAGGGGTTTGGTAGTGAAATCCAAAATGGGGTTATTACGTTATTTTCCTGCAAACCAGAGGAGTCTTCCTGGGAAATTGAAGCTTTCCAGCAAGGATCATTTACTTGTACCCTTTTACAAAATTTCTATGCCCAGACAAGCAACAATTGTTTAACAATTGAACAAATAGAAAGGTATTTGCAAGAGCGAGTACCCCAATTGAATCGGCAATATGGAAAACCTTTTCAAACACCACATATTCGTTGTGACTCAGTAAGCAAAGGGAAACAGATTTTTCTGCCACACTTGGCAGCACAAGTAAATATTGAGCAACTTAAGATTGCTGCATTAGAAGCTGAAGCAAATGGAGATTTCAGCCTAGCGATAGATCTGTGGATTCAGATACTTTCAAGTCCTGAACCAAATCAAGAGAAGGCTACAGCAGCGATCCAACGAATAATGGATAAACGACCTATTCAAGTCTCTCCACTATATAATTCTGCCCCTCAAACAACAGGTAATAAGATAAACTCAACAGTCTATTCCTATTCAAAGGCAGAGTTAAGAAGTAGCAAAGTTCAGACTGAAACCACTGACGTACTATTCCCTTCAACGAAGGGACTTAAGTCTGATTTGGGAATCGATTACAGTCACTTAGAAGAATTACTTTCAGCAGGTAAGTGGCGTGATGCAGACGATGCAACGTACTCACTAATACTGGAAGTTGCTAGAAAACACAAAGAGAAATATCTGCATGCTGATGCTGAAGGTAAGTTTCCTTGTACGGAGATTCGTTTGATTGATCGACTTTGGGTTAGCCATAGCGATGGCAAATTTGGCTTTAGTGTTCAGAAGAGAATCTTTCTACAACTAGGTGGCAAGCCCGATGGTTCAGAACCCTACTTAGACAATGAAACGGAAGTATGGAGGAGATTCTTCTACCATATTGGATGGCAGATGAGAACTTCGGACGAGGATGACTTGTTTGAACCCTGGTTTAGTTATTCTGATGTAAACTTCAGTGATACAGCTCGCCCAGGACATCTTCCATTTGTTGTAGGTTGGTTTGGAATTGATGCTGATGTTGTATCTTCACTGGCAAGCCATTTTTATGATCTTGAAAGATGTAAGCTTTAA
- a CDS encoding Pepco domain-containing protein — translation MQEEFIWVVTEDNTTPNPVEGQRGWGEEMQKRVAAIKEVKLNAAELEKKMAAFLQVMSRLFAQAEQQAQTEQQASTKGAKSGMQLTEAELSVEISAEGEVKLVAGGKAAGKGAIKLKFTKTEFK, via the coding sequence ATGCAGGAAGAATTCATTTGGGTTGTGACGGAGGATAATACGACACCTAATCCCGTTGAAGGACAGCGAGGTTGGGGAGAGGAAATGCAGAAGCGGGTAGCTGCCATTAAGGAGGTCAAGCTGAATGCGGCTGAACTAGAGAAGAAAATGGCGGCTTTCTTGCAAGTGATGAGTCGGTTGTTTGCTCAGGCAGAACAACAGGCACAGACAGAACAGCAGGCAAGTACAAAAGGTGCAAAGTCTGGAATGCAACTTACGGAGGCAGAACTTTCGGTAGAAATTAGCGCCGAAGGTGAGGTTAAACTAGTGGCAGGAGGAAAAGCTGCCGGGAAGGGAGCGATTAAGCTGAAATTCACAAAGACAGAATTCAAATAG
- a CDS encoding DNA polymerase III subunit alpha, with amino-acid sequence MITACLMVPVSCQSWIDRAVELNMPAIALTDHGVMYGAIELLKVCRNKGGIKPIIGNEMYIMNGDVTKQERRPKYHQVVLAKNTLGYKNLVKLTTISHLKGFQGKGIFARPCINKDLLEQYHEGLIVTSACLGGEVPQAILQGRPEIARRVAQWYKDLFGEDYYLEIQDHGSLEDRIVNVELVKIARELDIKIIATNDSHYISCYDVEAHDALLCIQTGKLITEDKRLRYSGTEYLKSADEMRSLFRDHLTDDVIESAITTTLEVAEKIESYEILGEPRIPDYPIPDGYTAATYLEKVAWDGLLQRHHCQSHSEIKPEYCDRLDYELKMMQQMGFATYFLVVWDFIKFARDNGIPVGPGRGSAAGSLVAYAMGITNIDPVHHGLLFERFLNPERKSMPDIDTDFCIDRRDEVIQYVMEKYGGDRVAQIITYNRMAPKAALKDVARVLDISYGESDRMAKMIPVLRGKPTPLKVMISDETPAPEFKEKYDADPKVRHWVDMAIRIEGTNKSVGMHAAGIVISAQPLDEIVPLQANTKDGDGAVVTQYSMEDIESMGLLKMDFLGLKNLTMLQKTVELIEQTHQTRINLDTLPLDDPKTYKLLARGELEGIFQLESSGMRQIVRDLKPSSLEDISSVLALYRPGPLDAGLIPKFINRKHGREKIDYAHQILEPILDETYGIMVYQEQIMKIAQDMAGYSLGQADLLRRAMGKKKKSEMEKHQELFVTGAAKNGVKPKVAEELFNQMVLFAEYCLSYDTPIQTIEYGSIEIGEIVEKQLQCTVYGVTPTGYLYTQPIVQWHDRGQQELFEYTLEDGCTIRATRDHKFMTTNGQMLPIDTIYAKGLELQQVKVPVLAQA; translated from the coding sequence GTGATTACAGCTTGCTTGATGGTGCCAGTCAGTTGCCAGAGCTGGATCGATCGCGCCGTTGAGCTTAATATGCCTGCGATCGCCCTCACCGATCACGGGGTCATGTATGGGGCGATCGAGCTACTGAAGGTGTGCCGCAACAAGGGAGGCATCAAGCCCATCATCGGCAACGAAATGTACATCATGAATGGCGACGTTACCAAGCAGGAACGCCGTCCCAAGTATCACCAGGTCGTTCTGGCAAAAAATACCCTGGGCTACAAAAATTTAGTCAAGTTAACGACTATTTCTCACCTGAAGGGTTTTCAGGGAAAGGGGATTTTTGCCCGTCCCTGTATCAACAAAGATCTGTTAGAGCAGTACCATGAAGGGCTAATCGTAACCAGTGCCTGTTTGGGTGGAGAGGTACCCCAGGCAATCTTGCAGGGCAGACCAGAGATTGCCCGGCGGGTTGCCCAATGGTACAAAGACCTGTTTGGCGAGGACTACTACCTGGAAATTCAGGATCATGGCTCCCTGGAAGACCGGATTGTCAATGTTGAACTCGTCAAAATTGCGCGGGAATTAGATATCAAAATTATTGCGACCAACGATTCCCACTACATCTCTTGCTATGACGTCGAAGCCCACGATGCCCTGCTTTGCATCCAGACGGGCAAGCTGATTACAGAAGACAAACGCCTGCGCTACAGCGGCACAGAATATCTGAAGTCTGCCGACGAGATGCGATCGCTATTCCGCGACCACTTAACCGATGACGTGATTGAGTCAGCGATCACCACGACCCTGGAGGTTGCCGAAAAAATTGAATCCTACGAGATCCTGGGGGAACCCCGCATCCCCGACTATCCCATTCCCGATGGGTACACCGCCGCTACCTATTTAGAAAAAGTTGCCTGGGATGGGCTGCTCCAGCGGCATCACTGCCAGTCCCATTCAGAAATTAAACCAGAGTATTGCGATCGCCTGGACTACGAACTCAAGATGATGCAGCAGATGGGGTTTGCCACCTACTTCCTGGTCGTGTGGGACTTCATCAAATTTGCCAGGGATAATGGCATCCCGGTTGGTCCTGGAAGGGGTTCCGCCGCAGGTTCCCTGGTTGCCTATGCGATGGGGATTACCAACATCGATCCGGTGCATCATGGCTTGCTGTTCGAGCGCTTCCTGAATCCCGAACGTAAGTCCATGCCCGATATTGACACCGACTTTTGCATCGATCGTCGGGATGAAGTGATTCAATATGTGATGGAAAAGTATGGTGGCGATCGGGTAGCGCAAATCATCACCTACAACCGCATGGCTCCTAAAGCGGCGCTAAAAGATGTGGCACGGGTGCTGGATATTTCCTACGGGGAGTCCGATCGGATGGCAAAAATGATTCCAGTCCTGCGGGGCAAACCCACTCCGCTCAAGGTGATGATTTCCGACGAAACTCCAGCACCAGAATTCAAAGAGAAGTATGATGCCGATCCGAAAGTGCGCCACTGGGTTGATATGGCAATCCGGATTGAAGGCACCAACAAAAGTGTCGGCATGCATGCTGCTGGGATTGTCATCTCTGCCCAACCCCTGGATGAAATTGTGCCACTGCAAGCCAATACCAAGGATGGCGATGGGGCAGTTGTGACCCAGTACTCCATGGAAGATATCGAATCGATGGGTCTATTAAAGATGGACTTTCTGGGGCTGAAAAACCTGACCATGCTCCAGAAAACCGTCGAACTGATTGAGCAAACCCACCAGACCCGGATTAATCTCGATACGTTGCCCCTGGACGATCCAAAAACCTACAAACTTCTGGCAAGGGGCGAACTGGAAGGAATCTTTCAACTTGAATCGTCGGGGATGCGCCAGATTGTGCGCGACTTGAAGCCCTCCAGTTTGGAAGACATTTCCTCGGTGCTGGCGCTTTACCGTCCTGGCCCCCTCGATGCCGGGCTGATTCCCAAGTTCATCAACCGCAAGCACGGTCGAGAAAAGATTGATTATGCCCACCAAATCCTGGAACCGATTCTGGATGAAACCTACGGCATCATGGTCTATCAGGAACAGATCATGAAAATTGCCCAGGATATGGCGGGCTACTCCCTGGGGCAGGCAGATCTGTTGCGGCGGGCAATGGGCAAAAAGAAAAAGTCCGAGATGGAAAAGCACCAGGAATTGTTTGTAACTGGTGCGGCAAAGAACGGTGTGAAGCCGAAAGTTGCGGAAGAACTGTTCAATCAAATGGTGTTGTTTGCGGAATATTGTCTTAGCTATGACACCCCGATTCAAACGATCGAGTACGGGTCGATCGAGATCGGCGAAATTGTCGAAAAGCAGCTCCAATGCACTGTTTATGGCGTTACACCTACGGGGTATCTGTATACCCAACCGATTGTGCAATGGCACGATCGGGGACAGCAAGAACTGTTTGAATACACCTTGGAAGATGGTTGCACCATCCGCGCCACCAGAGATCACAAATTCATGACCACCAACGGTCAAATGCTGCCGATTGATACGATTTACGCCAAAGGCTTAGAACTCCAACAGGTGAAGGTTCCAGTTCTGGCTCAAGCCTAA
- a CDS encoding DUF1257 domain-containing protein, with the protein MSHFSRIKVQIKNGEILHEVLQELGYSVDCNAQVRGYQGDKTQAEYVIRRSNGYDLGFRRRDGDDHYELIADFWGTRIKQQDFLNPILQKYAHKTLMANVQAQGFDVESQETLEDGTVRVVIGKWV; encoded by the coding sequence ATGTCTCACTTTAGCCGCATCAAAGTTCAAATCAAAAATGGCGAAATTTTGCACGAAGTATTGCAAGAGCTAGGTTACAGCGTTGACTGTAATGCCCAGGTGCGCGGGTATCAGGGCGACAAAACCCAGGCAGAATACGTTATCCGGCGATCGAATGGGTACGACCTGGGTTTTCGTCGCAGGGATGGAGATGACCACTATGAACTGATTGCGGACTTCTGGGGGACAAGGATTAAGCAACAAGACTTCCTTAACCCCATCCTGCAAAAGTACGCTCACAAAACATTAATGGCAAACGTGCAAGCACAGGGTTTTGATGTTGAGTCTCAGGAAACCCTGGAAGATGGTACAGTTCGTGTCGTAATCGGTAAATGGGTATGA
- a CDS encoding AAA family ATPase, with the protein MNANLSALPASHQTIVEQLDLMLRARYPLIYIVGAEEEPIEKVFAQLSAHSTPQRELYYWDIARGWQDNGSDKNSPMAALSRITKAPAEKPAIYVLRDLHPVLKAPLQPGNVPVIREIKNLARELKRSRKTLILTSYSLDVPPEFIEEMTVIDFPLPDADEIDYLLSLLVVPEKLKLSQLSREQLVKACQGLSRARIQRVLAKAIAAKQQVTEQDIDSVLEAKRQALRQTGILEFVTTHESLKSVGGLDHLKRWVQMRQDSFTEEARRYGIPNPKGVLLAGIQGTGKSLSAKTIAHEWRLPLLRLDAGRLFGGLVGESESRVRQMIRIVEAIAPCVLWMDEIDKAFGNINSGFDGDSGTSRRVFGNLITWMQEKTSPVFIVATANNVQILPAELLRKGRFDEIFFLNLPTEQERQEIFRVHLQRLRPSRLREFDLALLSRQSKNFSGAEIEQTIIDGMQRAFSRGTPGNRQDFNTEDIVQAIEETVPLAAIARDQIDALKRWAATTGARPASQDVQLIEELRQLTQHRGIAPPKVD; encoded by the coding sequence ATGAATGCCAATTTATCTGCCCTCCCTGCCAGTCATCAGACCATTGTTGAACAGCTCGATTTGATGTTGCGGGCACGGTATCCCCTGATTTATATCGTGGGTGCAGAAGAAGAACCGATCGAGAAAGTATTCGCTCAACTCTCTGCGCATTCAACCCCTCAACGGGAACTTTATTATTGGGACATTGCCCGTGGCTGGCAAGATAACGGGTCAGACAAGAATTCACCGATGGCTGCCCTGAGCCGTATTACCAAAGCACCTGCTGAAAAACCTGCAATTTACGTTCTGCGAGATTTGCATCCCGTACTTAAAGCACCCCTGCAACCGGGTAATGTACCCGTCATTCGCGAAATCAAAAACCTGGCCCGTGAACTCAAACGCAGCCGCAAAACCTTAATCTTGACGAGCTATTCGCTCGACGTGCCGCCTGAGTTTATTGAAGAAATGACCGTGATTGATTTTCCGCTACCCGATGCGGATGAAATTGATTACCTGCTTTCCCTGTTAGTGGTTCCAGAAAAACTGAAGTTGTCGCAGTTATCAAGAGAGCAACTGGTTAAGGCGTGCCAGGGATTGAGTCGGGCACGAATTCAGCGGGTGTTGGCAAAGGCGATCGCCGCCAAACAACAGGTCACAGAACAGGATATTGACAGCGTTTTGGAAGCCAAGCGACAGGCCCTTCGCCAAACAGGGATTCTGGAGTTTGTCACCACCCATGAATCGCTGAAGAGCGTGGGTGGGCTGGATCATTTGAAGCGGTGGGTGCAGATGCGGCAGGATAGCTTTACCGAAGAAGCACGGCGTTATGGTATTCCCAATCCCAAGGGGGTGCTGTTGGCGGGAATTCAGGGGACGGGAAAATCACTCTCTGCTAAAACGATCGCCCACGAATGGCGGCTGCCCCTGCTGCGATTAGATGCTGGACGGCTGTTTGGCGGGTTGGTGGGTGAAAGCGAAAGCCGAGTGCGCCAGATGATTCGGATTGTGGAGGCGATCGCGCCCTGCGTGTTGTGGATGGATGAAATTGACAAGGCATTTGGCAACATCAACTCAGGCTTTGATGGCGATTCGGGCACCAGTCGGCGGGTATTTGGCAATTTGATCACCTGGATGCAGGAAAAAACGAGTCCCGTATTTATCGTTGCCACCGCCAACAATGTCCAAATTTTGCCAGCGGAACTGCTGCGGAAAGGGCGGTTTGATGAAATCTTTTTCTTGAACTTACCAACCGAGCAAGAACGTCAAGAAATCTTTCGTGTCCATTTACAGCGATTGCGCCCCAGCCGCCTGCGCGAGTTTGATCTGGCTCTGCTGTCCCGCCAGTCTAAAAACTTTAGTGGAGCCGAGATTGAGCAAACGATTATTGATGGCATGCAACGAGCCTTTAGCCGTGGAACTCCCGGCAATCGCCAGGACTTTAACACCGAAGACATCGTGCAGGCGATCGAAGAAACCGTTCCGTTAGCAGCGATCGCCCGCGACCAGATCGATGCGCTCAAGCGATGGGCTGCCACTACCGGTGCCCGTCCCGCGTCTCAAGATGTCCAGTTGATCGAAGAGTTGCGCCAGTTAACGCAACATCGTGGCATTGCCCCCCCCAAAGTCGATTAG
- a CDS encoding amidohydrolase: MSVLIQNVLIPVDNGYETVDVQVTGDRISAISSHLEGSETVIHGQDKLLLPGFVNGHTHSSQAWQRGLIPQLPLELWLADVLDSASKDLQVYYLGSLLTAVNTLLSGGTCLMDHAYLLAGQELESIGAAVRAYKEVGIRAFIAPLIFDEPFVAGFPSGRSLPHQPYSQSPAEILDLMEAIIDQFHEPEAGINIAVGPTGIQRCSDELFEGCAALSDRYNLCRHIHLLETRAQKLLAQEKYGVTAVEHLRQLGFLDHRTSLAHSIWLTDEDIDILAQTQSTVVHNPASNLRLGSGIAPVLKYLRAGVNVSFGCDGAASNDGQDLLEAIKLGTMLHNVTDPDYQHWITPQEAITMATQGGARGVNLTEHTGSLTVGKKADLVLYDLTNLSLLPRTDPLGLLVLGRPTQVVHSVWVNGQLVVADGKVLRTDTGQLQQELLSRSRDRKSPQFQMIQQVEPHYRRVMGLAGSDPTSVKG; this comes from the coding sequence ATGAGTGTTCTGATTCAGAACGTGTTGATTCCAGTAGATAACGGCTACGAGACGGTTGATGTGCAGGTTACCGGCGATCGCATTAGTGCCATTTCTAGCCATCTCGAAGGTTCAGAAACGGTTATTCATGGGCAGGACAAATTGCTGCTGCCGGGGTTTGTCAACGGGCACACCCATTCTTCCCAGGCATGGCAGCGGGGGCTAATTCCCCAACTACCGCTGGAATTATGGCTGGCAGACGTGCTGGATTCTGCCTCAAAAGATTTGCAGGTCTACTATCTGGGATCGCTGCTGACAGCCGTAAATACGCTGCTGTCGGGGGGAACCTGCCTGATGGATCATGCCTACCTGCTGGCTGGGCAGGAGTTGGAATCGATCGGGGCAGCCGTGCGGGCTTACAAGGAAGTGGGAATCCGTGCCTTCATTGCGCCCCTGATCTTTGACGAACCCTTTGTAGCAGGATTTCCATCCGGGCGATCGCTGCCCCACCAACCCTATTCCCAATCCCCAGCAGAAATTCTGGATCTGATGGAAGCGATCATCGACCAGTTCCATGAACCGGAAGCGGGGATTAATATCGCGGTGGGTCCCACGGGGATTCAGCGCTGCTCCGATGAACTGTTTGAGGGATGTGCAGCCTTAAGCGATCGTTACAACCTCTGCCGCCACATCCACCTTCTGGAAACCCGCGCCCAAAAGCTGCTGGCTCAAGAAAAGTATGGCGTCACTGCGGTTGAACATTTGCGCCAGCTTGGATTTCTGGATCACCGCACTTCCCTTGCCCATAGCATTTGGCTGACTGATGAGGATATTGACATTCTTGCCCAAACCCAATCAACCGTGGTCCATAACCCTGCCAGCAACCTGCGTCTGGGAAGCGGTATTGCCCCTGTTCTGAAATATTTGCGAGCAGGCGTGAATGTTTCCTTTGGTTGTGATGGGGCTGCCAGCAACGATGGTCAGGATTTGCTGGAAGCAATCAAGCTGGGAACCATGCTGCACAATGTGACCGATCCAGACTATCAACACTGGATCACGCCCCAGGAGGCGATCACAATGGCAACCCAGGGTGGTGCCAGGGGAGTAAATCTGACGGAGCACACGGGTTCATTGACCGTTGGAAAAAAGGCAGATCTGGTTCTCTACGATCTGACCAACCTCTCCCTCCTGCCCCGCACCGATCCACTCGGTTTACTTGTCTTGGGCAGACCGACCCAGGTTGTGCACAGCGTTTGGGTCAACGGTCAACTGGTTGTTGCGGATGGCAAGGTATTAAGGACGGATACGGGACAACTTCAACAAGAACTCCTGAGTCGGAGCCGCGATCGAAAAAGTCCCCAATTTCAAATGATCCAACAAGTCGAACCCCACTACCGGAGGGTAATGGGGTTAGCAGGTTCAGATCCTACGTCGGTCAAAGGCTAG